A single Malaclemys terrapin pileata isolate rMalTer1 chromosome 3, rMalTer1.hap1, whole genome shotgun sequence DNA region contains:
- the FOXA2 gene encoding hepatocyte nuclear factor 3-beta isoform X1, whose protein sequence is MAWTQSMLGAVKMEGHEHSDWSGYYAEPESYSSVSSMNPGLGMNSYMGMSAMSSGPANMSGAGSMNMSYASTGMSPSLAGMSPGPGGMAGMGSGMGAHLSPSMSPMGAQAGSMNALAPYTNMNSMSPMYGQGNLNRSRDPKTYRRSYTHAKPPYSYISLITMAIQQSPNKMLTLSEIYQWIMDLFPFYRQNQQRWQNSIRHSLSFNDCFLKVPRSPDKPGKGSFWTLHPDSGNMFENGCYLRRQKRFKCEKSKEGGGGGGGGGGGGGKKQPPQQQPPQPGEGGSSDSSAGGPESPHPGASPCREHKRALAELKGTPPQQAPSPAQHLLAPHHLAHEAHLKPEHHYAFNHPFSINNLMSSSEQPPPPHHHHPHHHPHHHKMDLKAYEQVMHYSGYGSPMPGSLAMGPVTNKSGLEASPLAGDTSYYQGVYSRPIMNSS, encoded by the exons ATGGCTTGGACACAGAG TATGCTGGGAGCCGTGAAAATGGAAGGGCACGAGCACTCGGACTGGAGCGGCTACTATGCAGAACCCGAG AGCTATTCCTCCGTGAGCAGCATGAACCCGGGCCTGGGCATGAACAGCTACATGGGCATGTCGGCCATGAGCAGCGGCCCGGCCAACATGAGCGGGGCCGGCTCCATGAACATGTCCTACGCCAGCACCGGGATGAGCCCGTCCTTGGCCGGCATGTCTCCCGGCCCGGGGGGCATGGCCGGCATGGGCAGCGGCATGGGGGCCCACCTGAGCCCCAGCATGAGCCCCATGGGCGCCCAGGCCGGCTCCATGAACGCCCTGGCCCCCTACACCAACATGAACTCCATGAGCCCCATGTACGGGCAAGGCAACCTCAACCGCTCGCGGGACCCCAAGACCTACCGGCGGAGCTACACCCACGCCAAGCCCCCCTACTCCTACATCTCGCTCATCACCATGGCCATCCAGCAGTCGCCCAACAAGATGCTGACGCTGAGCGAGATCTACCAGTGGATCATGGACCTGTTCCCCTTCTACCGGCAGAACCAGCAGCGCTGGCAGAACTCCATCCGCCACTCGCTCTCCTTCAACGACTGCTTCCTCAAGGTGCCCCGCTCCCCGGACAAGCCGGGCAAGGGCTCCTTCTGGACTCTGCACCCGGACTCGGGCAACATGTTCGAGAACGGCTGCTACCTGCGGCGCCAGAAGCGCTTCAAGTGCGAGAAGAGCAAGGAAGGGGGCGGCggagggggcggcggcggcgggggaggggggaagaagcagcccccccagcagcagcccccccaACCCGGGGAAGGAGGCTCCTCCGACAGCTCGGCGGGTGGGCCCGAGTCCCCCCACCCCGGCGCCTCGCCCTGCCGCGAGCACAAGCGGGCCCTGGCCGAGCTCAAAGGGAcccccccgcagcaggccccgtcGCCGGCCCAGCACCTGCTCGCCCCCCACCACCTGGCCCACGAGGCCCACCTCAAGCCCGAGCACCACTACGCcttcaaccaccccttctccatcAACAACCTGATGTCCTCCTCCGAGCAGCCGccgcccccccaccaccaccacccgcaccatcacccccaccaccacaaaaTGGACCTCAAGGCCTACGAGCAGGTGATGCACTACTCCGGCTACGGCTCCCCCATGCCCGGCAGCCTGGCCATGGGCCCCGTCACGAACAAAAGTGGCTTAGAAGCCTCCCCGCTGGCCGGAGACACCTCTTATTACCAAGGTGTGTATTCCCGGCCCATCATGAACTCGTCCTAA
- the FOXA2 gene encoding hepatocyte nuclear factor 3-beta isoform X2 produces MLGAVKMEGHEHSDWSGYYAEPESYSSVSSMNPGLGMNSYMGMSAMSSGPANMSGAGSMNMSYASTGMSPSLAGMSPGPGGMAGMGSGMGAHLSPSMSPMGAQAGSMNALAPYTNMNSMSPMYGQGNLNRSRDPKTYRRSYTHAKPPYSYISLITMAIQQSPNKMLTLSEIYQWIMDLFPFYRQNQQRWQNSIRHSLSFNDCFLKVPRSPDKPGKGSFWTLHPDSGNMFENGCYLRRQKRFKCEKSKEGGGGGGGGGGGGGKKQPPQQQPPQPGEGGSSDSSAGGPESPHPGASPCREHKRALAELKGTPPQQAPSPAQHLLAPHHLAHEAHLKPEHHYAFNHPFSINNLMSSSEQPPPPHHHHPHHHPHHHKMDLKAYEQVMHYSGYGSPMPGSLAMGPVTNKSGLEASPLAGDTSYYQGVYSRPIMNSS; encoded by the exons ATGCTGGGAGCCGTGAAAATGGAAGGGCACGAGCACTCGGACTGGAGCGGCTACTATGCAGAACCCGAG AGCTATTCCTCCGTGAGCAGCATGAACCCGGGCCTGGGCATGAACAGCTACATGGGCATGTCGGCCATGAGCAGCGGCCCGGCCAACATGAGCGGGGCCGGCTCCATGAACATGTCCTACGCCAGCACCGGGATGAGCCCGTCCTTGGCCGGCATGTCTCCCGGCCCGGGGGGCATGGCCGGCATGGGCAGCGGCATGGGGGCCCACCTGAGCCCCAGCATGAGCCCCATGGGCGCCCAGGCCGGCTCCATGAACGCCCTGGCCCCCTACACCAACATGAACTCCATGAGCCCCATGTACGGGCAAGGCAACCTCAACCGCTCGCGGGACCCCAAGACCTACCGGCGGAGCTACACCCACGCCAAGCCCCCCTACTCCTACATCTCGCTCATCACCATGGCCATCCAGCAGTCGCCCAACAAGATGCTGACGCTGAGCGAGATCTACCAGTGGATCATGGACCTGTTCCCCTTCTACCGGCAGAACCAGCAGCGCTGGCAGAACTCCATCCGCCACTCGCTCTCCTTCAACGACTGCTTCCTCAAGGTGCCCCGCTCCCCGGACAAGCCGGGCAAGGGCTCCTTCTGGACTCTGCACCCGGACTCGGGCAACATGTTCGAGAACGGCTGCTACCTGCGGCGCCAGAAGCGCTTCAAGTGCGAGAAGAGCAAGGAAGGGGGCGGCggagggggcggcggcggcgggggaggggggaagaagcagcccccccagcagcagcccccccaACCCGGGGAAGGAGGCTCCTCCGACAGCTCGGCGGGTGGGCCCGAGTCCCCCCACCCCGGCGCCTCGCCCTGCCGCGAGCACAAGCGGGCCCTGGCCGAGCTCAAAGGGAcccccccgcagcaggccccgtcGCCGGCCCAGCACCTGCTCGCCCCCCACCACCTGGCCCACGAGGCCCACCTCAAGCCCGAGCACCACTACGCcttcaaccaccccttctccatcAACAACCTGATGTCCTCCTCCGAGCAGCCGccgcccccccaccaccaccacccgcaccatcacccccaccaccacaaaaTGGACCTCAAGGCCTACGAGCAGGTGATGCACTACTCCGGCTACGGCTCCCCCATGCCCGGCAGCCTGGCCATGGGCCCCGTCACGAACAAAAGTGGCTTAGAAGCCTCCCCGCTGGCCGGAGACACCTCTTATTACCAAGGTGTGTATTCCCGGCCCATCATGAACTCGTCCTAA